The window AGTTAATTGAATGTTTTAAATGAAGGCTGTCTTAAAATTGGGGCAGCCTTTTTTTGATCAAAGTGAAAAGATAGATATTGGAAAAAATATTAATAGATCAGGTACCGCTTTCGGTTTAATCTTACTTTATCCGAATAAACTTATATTTTGCCACAAATGTATCTGGGATGGCTAATTTATAATTATCTCTTTTAAAGTTGTATGTCAATTTAAATGAGTCAACCCTCCAAGTATCCGGAAATTTTGGATAAACATCACCTGAAATAGTGTTACCATCAAGGTCATGAGTGTAAGAGTTCATAACAGTAGTTACCCATTCATTTTCCTGCCACTCTTGTAAAGTTAAAGTCAACATATTCCCGTTTTTGTCATAAGTATTTGAGGTTCTGTTAACCTTGAACCACCCGTTATTTCCCCAAAATTCCTCTAAAGAGATTAATAAGTTTCCCTTTTTATCAAAAGTGTTGGATCGTCTGCTTTTATTTACCCACCTGTTATTTTCCCAAAATTCCTCCAAACAAATTAATAAATTTCCCTTTGTATCAAAAGTGTTGGATCGTCTGCTCGAATTGACCCACCTGTTATTTTCCCAAAATTCCTCTAAAAAGATTAATAAATTTCCCTTTGTATCAAAAGTGTTAAATGATCTGCTGGAATTGACCCATTTGTTTCCTTTCCAGTTTTCTATTAAACTGATTAGCAAGTTTCCTTTTGTATCATAAGTGTTAGATGATCTGCTGGAATTGACCCATGTATTGTTTTCCCAGATTTCTTCCAAATAGATTAATTGATTACCATTTTTATCATAAGTGGATGAGGCTTTTTCCAAATTTGTCCAACTATTTTCATCTAAATATTTATTCGAATTCGTTAATCGATTTCCATCTTTGCCATAGGTATAATATTGATCATCAGTATTAAAATGACTGTTATCACCCCACTGTTTCCACAATTGTGTCAACATTTTCCCGTGACTGTCATATGTATAATAAACTTTTGTTGCTTCATACACCCTGATAGAATCTTCGGGGATACCCGGGAGAATACCTGTGGTGTCATAAAATCCTTCTGCCGGAAATCTAACAAAATATGTTCTGGTTTGTTTACTAGATTCTTGCAACTCTGTTAACTTTTTCCCATTCTCATTATAAGTGAATGACTCCCTCCATGAAAAAATCCATTTATTGTTAGCCTCTCCTCCCCACTCTTCCCAAAGTTCAGACAAAATGTTTCCCGATGTGTCATAGGTATAGGATACTCGACTGGGGAATGCTTGTCCGATCACCTGTTTTGTCATCCTTCCTTCATCATCGTAGGTGAAGTTGTAAATCTCTACCGGAGTGGTGACAGATAAAAGAATATATCTTCCTGAATCAGGTGGTATGTTTGATGATTGGTGTAGCAAATTCTTTGATCTTTCAAGTGTTTCACCATTACAACGGTTTTGAAATAAAAACAAGAAAGAGAAACATAGAAAAACGAATAAATATATTGAACGCATATTTGTCTCCTGTGAAATAATTCGTCCAAATAAAGTAGATTGTTGACTTTAACTTATGAATAAAGAATGGATTTGCAAAAAGTTAATAAAAAATTTTCAATACCAGCAGTAATGATTTATTTGCTAGTGCGATGATTTTAAAATTGGCATACTCAGCCTTTAAAGCCTTCCCGGCATAGGTCCACCGGAATGGTTTCGCCTGAGTTAGGTTATATGTTTCTAATATATTCAACAATCTGATTCATAAGTTCTTGCTTCGATTACCATAACCCTCCCTTCAATACATCCTTAGTTAACATGTTAAACCATAATTCTATTTTGTTCAGCATGGATGAATTTGTCAGTGTCTCACGGGTATATACATTTTTGGAGTTGCTCAACCAGGACTTAATGACTTTGTGCTTGTGAACCTTTTTAACACATTAATCATACCATTTGCCATTTAAGTATTGTACATTTTGACAAGAAATGATTACTTTCGACTGAAAGAATATCGATTGCTCTCAAATTTAAATATTTTTTGAGGCGACTTTATGAGAAGTCTGATGACGAAATTCGCCGGTCTTCCCGTGAAGAAATTTTACGCAGCGCTGAACAATAATGATGTTTTTGCAAAGTATCTCGAAACCGGAGAGTTTGTTCCACAGCCGACAATTCAGACCCTGTCGAATGCCATGGATGTGGGAAACCCCAGCAATCTTGAAAGAATAACTTCGCTTTACCATGGTGATCTGAACGCGATGCGAAGAGACATTTCCGCAAGGAGCTACTCAAACGATGAGACATTTTTCATGATTGGAGCAACCTGGAATGAGTGCGGATATCTGGCAGATCCCCATACCAGTGTGGGACTGCTTTATGCAAGTGACATGGAGGTTAAATTGCCCAAAGACAATTTTGTGGTTATGTCCACAGCTCATCCTGCAAAATTTTATGGCGATGTCAGTAGTGCAACCGGTATCAATTTTGATATTCCCGAAAGACTCGAAACATGTCTAAAAAAGAAGAAAGAAAGTGTTGTAATGGGAACTGAATATGACGAGTTTAAGGGGCTATTACTGAAGTAGCTTCGCAGTCCGGTGGCAATTTGATCTCGTTTACGCATATTCTGAAGAAAAAATTTGTGATTTTTCGGAATTGAGTATTTTTTTTCTATTTTAAACAATTGACTTTTTATTTAACGGGAAGAAAAATAATTTTGAGGAGTTATGTCACAGTCAGGCCAAACACCGGTTCGAAAGAAAAAAAACAACCAGATGCAGATGATGGGAATCCTCATCGCAATCATAGTTGTGTTGACAGCAACAGTGCTCATCATCGTGTTGAGCAACTCACCCAATCAAAACAAACCGGGCACGGAAAATCAGTCAGCCAGGGACACTGCCGGCAACAAACCAGGTACTCAGGCACCCGAAACAGTCTATGTTGAAAAAACGGAGAAGAAGAATGGAGACGGGGATACTTATGCCGGTACTCTGCCCGGTAAATACCCTGAAGTAAGTTTAAGAGAATTGACATTTGATGATATCAGAGGGAAGCATGTTTGGGAAGTGATATTAATGAGAAATGAAGTGTATGCACGATACGGTTACAAATTTAAATTGAGCTGGGAATTGAAAGATCATTTCAACTCGCAGCCATGGTACACACCAAGATATGATAATGTGGATCAGATGCTTACCCCCCTTGAAAAGAAGAATGTCAATTTTCTCGTTCTTCATACACCGAAATATGACATCAACAATATAAAGGGCAGCAACACTTATGTTCGTTAGAGGACATAAGAAGTTACCGAAGTGGAGTCCGTTAAGGATTCTGATATTTTCACTGGTGATCATTTTTTCGATTTGCGGTTGTTCGGAAAGCAAGAATCAGCAACAGATTTCCGATGTCAAATCAACGCCTGACAGCGTACACCCGGAAACCGTTGAACCTGAAAAAGCAGAGCAATTTGATTCAGCGCTTGTAGCATCTCTCACTAAACTGGTGGATTCAGCCTCATTTTCAGGTGTTGTAAATATCACTTCGAAAGACGGGAAAGTGTTTGAAAGAACATACGGTTACTCAAACTTTGAAGAGGGAATAAAAAACAGTGATTCCACATTTTTTCAAATTGCTTCCCTCACAAAAATATTCACAGCAATTGGTGTGTACGACCTTGTGAACAAAGGGAAAATGAAATTCACCGACCCCTTCACAAAACATTTGAAGACAAAACTGCCTTACAACAATGTTCAAATAAAGCACCTTCTTAATCACACCAGCGGAATCCCTGATTATTTTAGTCTCGCAGAAAAGTACTTTAAAGGTCCGGCGGGACCTGACAACCGTGAGATTTTTGGTTTGTACTCAGCCAACTCTGTGAAACTGAAATTCACTCCCGGAAGCAATTTTGAATACTCAAACATCAATTATATTATTCTTTCTTCAATAATCGAAGATGTCTCGGGAATGCCGTTTGAGCGGTATCTGAGGGAATCGGTTTCTGTCGTTCCTGATCACCCGTCTGTCTATTCCAAAAATGAATTGAAGGATTCTTTCAAACAGGTGGCAATTGCTTATGCTTCAACCGGGAAGAAATATCAAAAAGTTTCTGCCGGTGCGACAAGGATCCTTGACAACAGGAAAGGGTCAGGAGGATTATATATCAGAGCCGGACAACTTCATGACTGGCTATGCCGCCTTTTCTTCAAAAATGACTATTATTCCGGGGCATTGCACAATGCCGGACTGAATAAATCGCTGGATTCGAGAAACTACATTTTTGGATTTTACAAAGGGAAGATTGCAGGGAATGAATATCTCTACTGTTACGGAAAAAATCCGGGGATGAACTCTTTTTGTGCGTATCTGCCAAAACAGGAAATTATAATAACAATATCAGGCAATCATGAATTTAACAGCCAGAATACAGGTGAAAAGTTTGTTTCAACGATTATTTCAGCAAAGAAGAAGTAAAAATTTGTTTAAGTGGTTGGTCGTATTCGGGTTATTATCGCTGTGTTGTCAGTCGGAAGTCAAGACCGAAACAAAACATGCCTCACCCAAACCGGAAGTTGAGACCGGACAGAAGAAGCCACACCCTTTCGTGATCGCGTATCCTGATTTTATCGATTCAGTCTCCTCAAATATTATCTATTGGAAAGACGGTACGAAAATGCCATTGAAAACCACATCAAAAAAAGAGATCGATCTTAAGAAAATAAGTGACAAGGAATTTGAAAGGCTGCTCTCCACTTCCGATCCTTTCATGATGCTGTCACCCGAATATCCATACTTGAAAGAAATTAAGGCACCCGGTAAAAATGAAGATCCTGGTCGATTCAGGAACATTGAATTTTTAAAGAAAATTTATGGCGCCAATCAAGGCA is drawn from Bacteroidota bacterium and contains these coding sequences:
- a CDS encoding YARHG domain-containing protein; its protein translation is MSQSGQTPVRKKKNNQMQMMGILIAIIVVLTATVLIIVLSNSPNQNKPGTENQSARDTAGNKPGTQAPETVYVEKTEKKNGDGDTYAGTLPGKYPEVSLRELTFDDIRGKHVWEVILMRNEVYARYGYKFKLSWELKDHFNSQPWYTPRYDNVDQMLTPLEKKNVNFLVLHTPKYDINNIKGSNTYVR
- a CDS encoding beta-lactamase family protein, with amino-acid sequence MFVRGHKKLPKWSPLRILIFSLVIIFSICGCSESKNQQQISDVKSTPDSVHPETVEPEKAEQFDSALVASLTKLVDSASFSGVVNITSKDGKVFERTYGYSNFEEGIKNSDSTFFQIASLTKIFTAIGVYDLVNKGKMKFTDPFTKHLKTKLPYNNVQIKHLLNHTSGIPDYFSLAEKYFKGPAGPDNREIFGLYSANSVKLKFTPGSNFEYSNINYIILSSIIEDVSGMPFERYLRESVSVVPDHPSVYSKNELKDSFKQVAIAYASTGKKYQKVSAGATRILDNRKGSGGLYIRAGQLHDWLCRLFFKNDYYSGALHNAGLNKSLDSRNYIFGFYKGKIAGNEYLYCYGKNPGMNSFCAYLPKQEIIITISGNHEFNSQNTGEKFVSTIISAKKK